In one window of Chloroflexota bacterium DNA:
- a CDS encoding peptide ABC transporter substrate-binding protein translates to MSRHKWILVSVLVVLFGCIFCVCAAVGLYLLIGREFEFSWTAEQGTLPTAEDTLRLAGGIPPTLDPALVWDVVAAEYVVEIFSGLVTLDAQLEIVPDLAERWDLSEDGRTYTFHLRQGLRFHDGRPLTADDVKFSLERACSPETGDPQLIRTYLADIVGALDLLSGRADSLIGVEVIDERTVRVTLITPRVDFLAKLTYPIAFVVDRHNVKDADWTRHPNGSGPFKLVEYTDDRIVLERNEHYCQEVPALRRVVFLLDAPSPLTMYENGELDMAEVTGPAVERALDPSNPLYDELHIVPRLDIQYLAMNVTVPPFDSVKVRQAFVHALDRERLARVVMNNTVVPAIGILPPGMPGYNPHLAGLEFDPEHARRLIRESGYGNATALPEVTLTIGGESGVLPSYVEAILAMYEENLGITISVEQSDRASRRGKTVQFFTSGWLADYPDPSNFLEVMFHSESGLNETGYFNPEVDQLLEAARVERDHDKRIALFQQAEAIIVREAPWVPLWHERTYLVVKPYVKGVAYTPAIIPWLKDVYIQN, encoded by the coding sequence ATGTCTAGACATAAGTGGATCCTTGTCTCTGTCCTGGTTGTTCTGTTCGGCTGCATTTTCTGCGTGTGCGCCGCTGTAGGGCTCTACTTGCTGATTGGCCGCGAGTTCGAGTTCTCGTGGACGGCGGAGCAGGGCACCCTGCCTACCGCTGAGGATACCCTCCGTCTGGCTGGCGGGATTCCACCCACCTTGGACCCGGCCCTGGTGTGGGATGTGGTCGCTGCCGAATACGTGGTGGAGATTTTCAGCGGGCTGGTTACCCTGGATGCGCAATTGGAGATCGTGCCTGACCTGGCTGAACGCTGGGATCTCAGTGAAGATGGCCGGACCTACACCTTTCATTTGCGCCAGGGCCTCCGCTTCCACGATGGGCGCCCGCTCACGGCGGATGATGTCAAATTCTCTTTGGAGCGGGCTTGTTCACCGGAGACAGGTGATCCGCAACTAATTCGCACTTATCTGGCGGATATCGTCGGCGCTTTGGACCTATTGAGCGGGCGCGCCGATTCCCTGATCGGTGTTGAGGTGATAGACGAACGCACTGTGCGCGTCACTCTCATCACGCCACGGGTGGATTTCCTGGCCAAGTTGACCTATCCCATTGCCTTCGTCGTGGACCGGCATAACGTGAAAGATGCGGATTGGACACGCCACCCGAATGGTAGTGGCCCATTCAAACTGGTCGAGTATACGGATGACCGTATTGTTTTGGAGCGCAATGAGCATTATTGCCAGGAGGTCCCGGCTCTGCGTCGTGTGGTGTTCTTATTGGATGCGCCTTCGCCACTGACCATGTACGAGAATGGCGAGTTGGATATGGCGGAAGTGACGGGACCAGCAGTGGAGCGGGCGCTGGATCCGTCGAATCCCTTGTATGACGAGTTGCACATTGTGCCTCGACTGGACATCCAGTACTTGGCCATGAATGTTACCGTGCCGCCATTCGATAGCGTGAAGGTGCGCCAAGCCTTTGTTCATGCCCTGGATCGAGAGCGATTGGCCCGGGTGGTAATGAATAACACAGTAGTTCCGGCAATTGGCATTTTGCCCCCAGGCATGCCGGGATACAACCCCCACCTGGCGGGCCTCGAATTCGATCCCGAACACGCTCGCCGTCTTATCCGCGAGTCTGGGTACGGCAACGCGACCGCATTGCCAGAGGTAACGCTAACTATCGGTGGTGAGAGCGGGGTTTTGCCTTCGTATGTGGAGGCTATCTTGGCAATGTACGAAGAGAATCTGGGGATCACCATCAGCGTAGAGCAGAGTGACCGGGCCTCGCGTCGGGGCAAGACTGTTCAGTTCTTCACTTCCGGTTGGCTGGCCGATTACCCGGACCCAAGCAATTTTCTGGAGGTTATGTTTCACAGTGAGAGTGGCCTGAACGAGACGGGCTACTTCAATCCGGAAGTAGACCAACTGCTCGAAGCAGCGCGGGTGGAGAGAGACCACGACAAGCGAATAGCTCTTTTCCAGCAGGCAGAGGCAATCATCGTCCGCGAGGCACCGTGGGTTCCACTTTGGCATGAACGCACTTATCTCGTGGTCAAACCATATGTCAAGGGGGTCGCTTATACTCCGGCGATTATCCCGTGGCTGAAAGATGTGTATATACAAAACTAG
- a CDS encoding ABC transporter ATP-binding protein, which produces MAELLKVRGLKTQFFTQDGVVNAVNGISYDLMEGETLGIVGESGCGKSVSVLSIMRLIPQPPGRIVGGEAIFQGRDLLRVDEEEIRSVRGNKISMIFQDPMTSLNPVLTINQQVSEALELHLGMTKAQARKRTIELLEMVRIPDAASRIDDYPHQFSGGMRQRVMIAMALSCNPQLLIADEPTTALDVTIQAQILDLVRRLKEEIGMAVIWITHDLGVVAGLADRVIVMYAGYIVEMADVKDMYSDPRHPYTLGLLSSIPRLDAERKSKLKPIEGLPPDLIDPPPGCPFAPRCEWVIDRCLEENPTLEPVGRRHYIACWVDVTGGRR; this is translated from the coding sequence ATGGCCGAACTCTTGAAAGTAAGAGGCCTCAAAACCCAGTTTTTCACCCAAGATGGAGTAGTGAATGCTGTAAACGGCATCTCTTATGATCTCATGGAAGGGGAAACCTTGGGCATAGTGGGAGAAAGTGGTTGCGGTAAAAGCGTGAGCGTGCTCTCCATTATGCGCTTGATCCCCCAACCGCCAGGCCGTATCGTAGGTGGCGAGGCCATCTTTCAGGGTCGTGATCTGTTGCGTGTGGATGAGGAGGAGATCCGCTCCGTCCGCGGCAATAAGATCTCTATGATTTTCCAAGACCCTATGACATCATTGAACCCAGTGCTCACCATCAACCAGCAGGTGAGCGAGGCATTGGAATTGCACTTGGGTATGACCAAGGCACAGGCACGCAAACGCACCATCGAGTTGCTGGAAATGGTGCGCATCCCAGACGCTGCCAGTCGCATTGACGATTATCCACACCAGTTCTCTGGCGGCATGCGCCAACGCGTCATGATCGCCATGGCCTTATCCTGTAACCCGCAGTTGCTTATCGCAGACGAACCGACGACCGCATTGGATGTGACCATCCAGGCCCAGATTCTCGATTTGGTCAGGCGTCTGAAAGAAGAGATCGGCATGGCGGTGATTTGGATCACCCACGACCTGGGAGTGGTGGCTGGCCTAGCAGATCGCGTGATTGTCATGTACGCGGGTTACATCGTCGAGATGGCCGATGTCAAAGATATGTACTCCGACCCGCGCCATCCCTATACCCTGGGCTTGTTGAGCTCGATCCCGCGCCTGGACGCCGAACGCAAATCCAAACTGAAGCCCATCGAAGGTCTGCCGCCAGACCTAATTGACCCCCCGCCAGGGTGCCCGTTTGCTCCTCGCTGTGAGTGGGTCATTGACCGGTGCCTGGAGGAAAACCCAACGCTGGAACCCGTCGGCCGCCGCCATTATATCGCCTGCTGGGTAGATGTGACCGGAGGGAGGAGGTAA
- a CDS encoding dipeptide ABC transporter ATP-binding protein, with protein MVTDNILVEVKDLKMYFPITQGIIIQRKIGDIKAVDGLNFFIRRGETLGLVGESGCGKSTTGRAILQLYRPTAGAVYFEGVNLCELKGERLRRMRRKMQMIFQDPYASLNPRMTVGDIIGEPLEVHNILKGKEKKERVQELLTVVGLNPYFINRYPHEFSGGQRQRIGVARALAVQPDFIVCDEPISALDVSIQAQIINLLEELQEKFHLTYLFIAHDLSVVRHISDRVAVMYLGKIVELTTRDQLYNNPLHPYTQALLSAVPIPDPEVEAKRRRIILVGDVPSPANPPPGCNFHTRCPVKIAGTCDITEPEFRDVGNEHWVACYRVS; from the coding sequence ATGGTTACCGATAATATCCTGGTCGAAGTCAAAGACCTGAAAATGTATTTTCCCATCACCCAGGGGATTATTATCCAACGCAAGATCGGCGACATCAAGGCTGTAGATGGCCTGAATTTCTTCATCCGAAGAGGGGAAACCTTAGGCCTGGTGGGTGAAAGCGGCTGTGGAAAATCCACAACGGGTCGTGCTATCCTCCAGCTTTACCGGCCTACCGCTGGTGCTGTCTACTTTGAGGGCGTGAACCTCTGCGAACTCAAAGGCGAGCGGCTCCGCCGCATGCGTCGCAAGATGCAGATGATCTTCCAGGACCCTTATGCCTCTCTGAATCCGCGTATGACGGTGGGCGATATCATCGGTGAACCGCTCGAAGTTCACAATATCCTCAAGGGTAAGGAGAAGAAGGAGCGGGTACAGGAACTGCTCACGGTGGTGGGTTTGAACCCCTATTTTATTAACCGCTACCCACATGAGTTCTCCGGTGGCCAACGCCAACGCATTGGTGTGGCCCGGGCCTTGGCTGTGCAGCCGGATTTCATCGTTTGCGATGAGCCCATTTCTGCCCTCGATGTTTCCATTCAGGCCCAAATTATCAACCTGTTGGAGGAACTTCAGGAGAAATTCCACCTGACATATCTTTTCATTGCCCATGACCTTTCGGTCGTGCGCCACATCAGTGACCGCGTGGCGGTTATGTATCTGGGCAAGATCGTTGAGTTGACAACCCGAGACCAACTGTATAACAATCCGCTACACCCATATACCCAGGCCCTGCTCTCAGCCGTTCCCATCCCCGATCCGGAAGTAGAAGCCAAGCGCCGCCGCATTATCCTAGTGGGCGATGTGCCTAGCCCGGCCAATCCACCCCCAGGGTGCAATTTCCACACTCGCTGCCCGGTGAAAATTGCTGGGACCTGCGACATCACTGAACCAGAATTCAGAGATGTGGGCAACGAACACTGGGTAGCCTGCTATCGCGTGAGTTAG